A stretch of DNA from Deltaproteobacteria bacterium:
GACGCACATCCAGCACGGTAATCTCACCTTTGCGCGCACGTTTCAGCAATTCGTCTACCGGCATCGGATCGAGCGCATCCTTAACTGTGAGATAGGTATCCACCAGTACCTTGATATCCGCCAAGTGCCGTTCGGCGACGCCACGCACGCATTGCATGAGCAGGATCACGTCATCACCCGTCAGCGAGTAATAGACGTGCAGACCTTCCTTGCGTGAAGTGACCAGCCCCACCTGGCGCAGTTGTTGCAAGTGCTGGGATGTATTGCGCACGGTCAGTCCCGACACGCGCGCCAGATCCTCCACGTTACGCTCGCCCTGGGCGAGAAACTCCAGCAACTCCAGCCGGTGGCCGTTGGCCAGCGCCTTGGCCACGCGGGCGAACAGGACAAAAAGCTCTTTCTTGAAACTGCCTGACATGCGCCATCCCCGACACTATTCTA
This window harbors:
- a CDS encoding metalloregulator ArsR/SmtB family transcription factor, translated to MSGSFKKELFVLFARVAKALANGHRLELLEFLAQGERNVEDLARVSGLTVRNTSQHLQQLRQVGLVTSRKEGLHVYYSLTGDDVILLMQCVRGVAERHLADIKVLVDTYLTVKDALDPMPVDELLKRARKGEITVLDVRPAEEYVAGHLPGAVNIPLAELEKHLETLRNSGEVVAYCRGPHCVLAFEAVERLRSKGIKARRLQDGFPEWKAAGLPVEAN